In Mytilus trossulus isolate FHL-02 chromosome 6, PNRI_Mtr1.1.1.hap1, whole genome shotgun sequence, a single window of DNA contains:
- the LOC134721367 gene encoding uncharacterized protein LOC134721367 → MGRKKRSIFFIFLFAFTIFIMGMMRTSPEFHLYNHQLLKSKLELGHVQNIFEISPLDDYPNVRYNVKDIRNIVPDIRPRTVKTPEMKLFKKLNHDVIVGLQNKNWTEWGDRHCSGNFNNFKGSIMLMNNVIIDPSKKRSVAKGGEDIQSVIGHTEKDEEVTVQSGFFNILCKELPKVTFRKRSHFFNWFSGISTRKGDYDGNSYDSTFTVLIRRGDYANLYWTLMELFNTYLTIRLLGENPKTTDVILMDAHPAGKLDNLWSILFGNVYRIGHMQKKRFHKKLAWVLPDGPMSQYVQNIPFVEEFKYALYQGVQNSSSLYHNCTESQKVTFILRKDYVAHPRNPKGKVQRKLSNEKEIMDYLVQKFPKAHIHAIQIDLLPIEEQIKLIYETTILIGIHGAGLGHTLLLRSGSTMIELFPSSYKRSPNPHFQQFAYWADVHYDRWYSSSPAQKSNEWVYVQPEVPYKIINHAIDRFCKH, encoded by the coding sequence ATGGGTCGGAAGAAAAGATCGatcttcttcatttttttatttgctttcactatatttataatgggAATGATGAGGACATCCCCGGAATTTCATTTATACAATCACCAACTGCTCAAGAGTAAGCTAGAACTTGGtcatgttcaaaatatttttgaaatttcccCTTTAGACGACTATCCTAACGTGCGATATAATGTTAAAGATATAAGAAATATAGTTCCTGACATCAGACCAAGAACAGTGAAAACTCCTGAgatgaaattattcaaaaagtTAAACCACGACGTCATTGTTGGTCTACAGAATAAAAACTGGACTGAATGGGGCGACAGGCATTGTTCTGGaaatttcaacaatttcaaaGGGTCAATAATGTTGATGAATAATGTAATAATTGATCCTTCAAAGAAAAGGAGTGTTGCTAAAGGAGGTGAAGATATCCAATCAGTCATTGGCCATACGGAGAAGGATGAGGAAGTTACCGTTCAAAGTGGATTTTTCAACATTCTTTGTAAAGAGCTTCCGAAAGTGACGTTTCGTAAACGATCTCATTTTTTTAACTGGTTTTCGGGTATTTCAACACGAAAAGGTGATTACGATGGAAACTCGTACGATTCTACATTTACCGTTTTAATACGACGAGGAGACTATGCAAATTTATACTGGACATTGATGGAACTTTTCAATACGTATTTGACTATTCGTTTATTGGGTGAAAATCCGAAAACCACTGATGTCATATTAATGGATGCACATCCCGCTGGAAAATTAGACAATTTATGGAGTATTTTATTTGGCAACGTATATAGGATAGGACATATGCAGAAAAAAAGATTCCATAAAAAGCTAGCATGGGTCCTTCCAGATGGCCCAATGTCACAGTATGTACAAAACATTCCATTTgtcgaagaattcaaatatgCCTTGTATCAAGGGGTTCAAAATTCTTCATCTCTATATCACAATTGTACTGAATCTCAAAAAGTAACATTTATTTTACGAAAAGACTATGTAGCGCATCCCAGAAATCCAAAGGGAAAAGTGCAACGGaaattatcaaatgaaaaagagATAATGGATTATCTAGTTCAAAAATTTCCAAAGGCGCATATACATGCAATACAAATAGACCTATTGCCAATCgaagaacaaataaaattaatatatgaaaCTACTATACTAATCGGAATTCACGGTGCCGGTTTAGGACATACTTTATTGTTGCGTTCTGGATCTACCATGATCGAACTTTTTCCATCTTCATACAAACGGTCCCCTAACCCTCATTTTCAGCAGTTTGCATATTGGGCAGACGTGCATTATGATCGTTGGTACAGCTCCTCGCCAGCACAAAAAAGCAATGAGTGGGTATATGTACAACCAGAGGTaccatataaaattataaatcacgCTATTGATAGATTTTGTAAACATTGA